The following are from one region of the Paenibacillus sp. JZ16 genome:
- a CDS encoding response regulator transcription factor, protein MYRILVVDDEPMIRTGLAKLITQTDPAMIQAATAGNGMEALEAIQTARPDFIFTDIKMPKMDGLELSKQLYEAYADITVVVISGYGDFEYAQKCMSYGVKEYLLKPVTKSVVHNTMNKLMADRKSMQEKQRIYFPLSKLEDWLEQLELAVWHLQMNDIQHKLQEIEDYCNERRLESIQLQELLEELYAKLIKQLNGRDVYSFERMTGITGSAPGGNHHYFERFRQAVDQTVKLIRDKRKGNAKEPVEEAKAYIERNLSRDLSLDEVADMLGLNPSYFSQLFKQMTDETFVHYRIKKRMEKAKKLLALPHYKITDISFEVGYADHPHFTKTFKKVTGYTPSEYRELLGIE, encoded by the coding sequence ATGTACCGCATTCTGGTCGTTGATGATGAACCTATGATAAGGACGGGCTTGGCGAAACTGATCACGCAGACGGATCCAGCCATGATTCAAGCTGCAACGGCCGGCAACGGCATGGAAGCATTGGAAGCGATTCAGACGGCACGACCGGACTTCATTTTTACGGATATTAAAATGCCCAAGATGGACGGCCTGGAGCTAAGCAAGCAGCTTTATGAAGCATACGCCGATATCACGGTCGTTGTCATCTCCGGTTACGGTGATTTCGAATACGCCCAGAAATGCATGTCGTATGGAGTTAAGGAGTATCTGCTCAAGCCTGTGACCAAATCGGTGGTACATAACACCATGAATAAATTGATGGCGGATCGAAAGTCCATGCAGGAGAAGCAGCGGATTTATTTTCCACTCTCCAAGCTGGAGGATTGGCTGGAGCAGCTGGAACTGGCCGTATGGCATTTACAAATGAACGATATCCAGCACAAGCTGCAAGAAATCGAGGATTACTGCAACGAGCGCAGGCTTGAATCGATTCAGCTTCAGGAACTGCTGGAAGAACTGTATGCGAAACTGATCAAGCAGTTAAACGGCCGGGATGTGTATTCGTTCGAACGTATGACAGGCATCACGGGGTCTGCGCCCGGAGGGAACCATCATTATTTCGAGAGATTTCGTCAAGCCGTGGATCAGACGGTGAAGCTCATACGCGACAAGCGGAAAGGAAATGCCAAAGAGCCTGTAGAAGAAGCGAAGGCATATATCGAGCGCAACTTATCCCGTGATCTCTCACTCGATGAGGTTGCCGATATGCTTGGGCTCAACCCGTCCTATTTCAGTCAGTTGTTTAAACAGATGACGGATGAGACCTTTGTCCATTACCGGATCAAGAAACGAATGGAGAAAGCGAAGAAGCTCCTCGCCCTTCCGCATTATAAAATTACGGATATTTCGTTCGAAGTAGGGTACGCGGATCATCCCCATTTTACAAAGACCTTCAAGAAGGTCACCGGTTACACCCCTTCCGAATACCGGGAGCTGCTGGGGATCGAATGA
- a CDS encoding glycoside hydrolase family 88 protein — protein sequence MNGQQQETISPYSLLWGQLERKLSRMTGQLQGKVPHATKNGIYDSTRIDWWTSGFWPGMLWIMYEMTKQPQYKEWAWEWDIQLEHALIGDSNFHHDVGFQFLPTAVIKYKLTGDVDARRRGLLAATLLAGRYNPVGRFIRAWNQVKPTSWNHGNEGWSIIDSTMNLSLLFWASEESGDPRFAHIARAQANTVAEFFIRSDGSVRHICRFDPLTGEFIEALGGQGYGPESAWSRGAAWALHGMANTYRYTRDIQYLEAAKRVAHFFIASLEEDSIPRWDFRTERKEMEPSAHEETEASPKTTEPRDTSAASCAASGLLELADLVPITESSLYRESALRIINSLTAHYAEWDDPAYEGILKEATGHLPAGQNINVSLIYGDYYYVETAAKLMGWKNRIF from the coding sequence ATGAACGGACAACAACAGGAAACGATATCGCCCTATTCGCTATTATGGGGGCAATTGGAAAGGAAACTGTCGCGAATGACCGGACAGCTTCAAGGCAAAGTTCCTCATGCAACAAAGAACGGAATCTATGATTCCACCCGGATCGACTGGTGGACCTCCGGTTTTTGGCCGGGAATGCTCTGGATCATGTATGAGATGACCAAACAGCCGCAGTATAAGGAGTGGGCTTGGGAATGGGATATTCAGCTTGAACACGCGCTTATCGGAGACAGTAATTTCCACCACGATGTCGGCTTTCAATTTCTGCCGACTGCCGTCATCAAATATAAGCTGACCGGCGATGTGGATGCCAGGCGGAGAGGATTGTTGGCCGCTACCCTGCTGGCAGGGAGGTATAACCCGGTCGGGAGATTCATACGTGCTTGGAATCAGGTGAAACCCACTTCATGGAACCATGGGAATGAAGGCTGGTCCATTATCGACTCCACCATGAACCTCTCCCTCCTATTCTGGGCTTCCGAGGAGAGCGGTGACCCGAGATTCGCTCATATCGCCAGAGCCCAAGCGAATACGGTTGCCGAGTTTTTCATAAGATCGGACGGCTCCGTTCGGCACATCTGCCGATTTGATCCGTTAACGGGAGAATTTATCGAAGCGTTGGGAGGACAAGGCTATGGTCCGGAATCTGCTTGGAGCCGGGGAGCGGCCTGGGCATTGCATGGCATGGCTAACACCTATCGCTATACCCGCGATATTCAGTACCTTGAAGCCGCCAAGCGGGTTGCCCATTTCTTCATAGCTTCTCTTGAGGAGGATTCCATACCCCGCTGGGATTTCCGTACGGAGCGCAAGGAGATGGAACCATCCGCTCATGAAGAGACGGAAGCATCCCCGAAGACTACCGAGCCCCGGGATACGTCAGCAGCATCCTGCGCCGCTTCCGGTCTACTTGAACTCGCGGACCTGGTGCCTATAACCGAAAGTTCTCTGTACCGTGAAAGTGCCTTGCGTATCATCAACTCCTTAACGGCCCATTACGCCGAATGGGATGACCCCGCTTATGAAGGCATACTGAAGGAAGCCACAGGACATCTGCCTGCCGGACAAAATATAAACGTTTCGCTGATCTATGGAGATTACTATTATGTTGAGACCGCTGCCAAGTTAATGGGATGGAAAAACCGGATCTTCTGA
- a CDS encoding ABC transporter permease has protein sequence MAEPSKAAAVSPRLEGKIDNRRRILGFMWKYRALYFISLPGLLFFGLFKYVPLMGSVIAFQNYNLFAGVTGSPWVGLEHFQRMFQHYDFLKILRNTLLLGTYDILFAFTAPIVLALLLNEVRQVVYKKIVQTIFYAPHFLSWVIVSGIFVGILSPSSGIVNVMLGWFGIDPIYFLGEDSYIRTVLVGSGLWRDVGWGTIIYLAALAGINPDLYEASEIDGAGRWRQTLSITLPALLPVITILFLLKIGDFMDYGFERVFVFQNPLNIQSSEILDTYIYKAGLQQLQYSYATAIGVFKSVVGLFLISIANTISKKATGESLY, from the coding sequence ATGGCCGAGCCAAGCAAAGCAGCAGCAGTTAGCCCAAGGCTGGAGGGAAAGATCGATAATCGCAGAAGAATACTCGGCTTCATGTGGAAATACAGAGCGCTGTATTTCATATCGCTGCCGGGACTGCTGTTCTTCGGATTATTCAAGTATGTTCCGTTAATGGGCTCCGTGATCGCATTTCAGAACTACAATCTGTTTGCAGGCGTGACGGGAAGTCCCTGGGTGGGGCTTGAGCACTTTCAACGAATGTTCCAGCACTATGATTTTTTGAAAATTCTGCGGAATACGCTTCTGCTGGGTACATATGACATTCTGTTTGCTTTTACTGCCCCCATCGTTTTGGCTTTATTACTCAATGAGGTGCGCCAGGTCGTTTACAAGAAAATTGTCCAGACGATTTTCTATGCGCCGCATTTTCTGTCGTGGGTCATTGTAAGCGGTATCTTTGTGGGGATCCTTTCTCCATCATCGGGGATCGTGAACGTAATGCTCGGTTGGTTCGGTATCGATCCAATCTATTTCCTAGGCGAAGATTCTTACATTCGAACGGTATTGGTGGGCTCAGGACTATGGAGAGATGTCGGATGGGGGACCATCATTTATCTGGCGGCGCTCGCAGGCATTAATCCGGACCTCTACGAAGCCTCCGAAATCGATGGAGCGGGGAGATGGCGCCAGACGCTCAGCATCACCCTGCCGGCGCTGCTTCCCGTGATAACGATCCTGTTCCTGCTCAAAATCGGGGACTTCATGGATTATGGGTTTGAACGCGTATTCGTGTTTCAGAACCCGCTCAACATTCAGTCCAGCGAAATCTTGGACACGTACATATACAAAGCCGGCTTGCAGCAGCTTCAGTACAGTTATGCAACCGCCATCGGGGTGTTCAAATCGGTTGTCGGCTTGTTCCTGATTTCCATTGCAAACACCATCAGCAAGAAAGCGACCGGCGAGTCGCTGTATTAG
- a CDS encoding cache domain-containing sensor histidine kinase codes for MMRKSLSRQIFLYFFIVILFSLSTVGVFFYIKSSEAIDEQVEKYMTTVITNAARQTDNQLQIFERISNTILLQDSVKRFLDMDPSDSYEHYRFTNLIRKDVFQKIFIQYPTQTHMMYILGFHGRAIFDQNQSFSAMSIDPSGRLRELTEKTPENGEIVILKTSLLEKDRDNVITVARKIRGMNSYDVKGVLAVEFNEDQLSSLWNGVDLGEQGFFIILDREGEVVYAPEHVDMDAITSTDLPERIIARSDHRFIEPVLGDKTMIITRQSEYSGWSLVIMMPLDELRAPISGIRSTTIIVGFVTLIIALILAYRFGKSIVNPIRNLKNGMRQTEKGNWTHITDVKPREDEIGGLIHSYNLMVSRLSDMIEQVYDTELHNQKTQLELQDIQLERQRAEFQALQLQINPHFLYNTLETINCYAIVQDSDEISDMVEAMAFMLRYSIQTNLEEITIANELNHVRHYMMILKHRIGRDFEIEVATPPELLLEKMVRLSLQPIVENIFQHAFPEGIEVWHYIRIDTRIEQDNLLVMVEDNGAGIADHKLLKLRKRLEENRLVDDDDGMHVRRKGGIGIVNVHRRIQMVYGEEYGITVHSSPDQGTKIIMTMPRMERVRDQECRLKQLQT; via the coding sequence ATGATGCGCAAGAGCCTGTCTCGTCAAATCTTCTTGTACTTCTTTATCGTTATATTGTTCTCGCTTTCTACGGTTGGCGTATTCTTCTATATCAAATCATCCGAAGCGATTGATGAACAGGTCGAGAAGTATATGACCACTGTTATCACGAACGCGGCAAGGCAAACGGATAACCAGTTGCAGATATTCGAGCGGATCAGCAATACGATTTTGCTGCAGGATTCGGTCAAACGCTTTTTGGATATGGACCCAAGCGACAGCTATGAACATTATCGATTTACCAATCTTATCCGTAAGGATGTCTTTCAGAAGATCTTTATACAATATCCGACGCAGACTCACATGATGTATATACTCGGGTTTCATGGCAGGGCGATTTTTGATCAAAATCAGAGCTTCTCCGCCATGTCGATTGATCCGTCAGGCCGCCTTCGCGAACTCACGGAGAAGACGCCGGAGAACGGGGAGATTGTCATATTGAAGACCAGCTTGCTGGAGAAGGATCGGGACAATGTCATTACGGTAGCGCGCAAAATCCGGGGAATGAACTCGTACGACGTGAAAGGCGTGCTTGCGGTTGAGTTCAATGAAGACCAGCTGTCGAGTTTATGGAACGGCGTTGATCTCGGGGAGCAGGGCTTCTTCATTATCCTGGATCGCGAAGGCGAAGTTGTCTATGCACCTGAGCACGTGGATATGGACGCGATTACTTCGACCGACCTGCCGGAGCGTATTATCGCCAGGAGCGATCATCGATTCATAGAACCGGTGCTTGGCGACAAAACGATGATCATTACGCGCCAGTCGGAGTATTCGGGCTGGAGCCTCGTCATTATGATGCCGCTGGATGAGCTTCGGGCACCGATTTCGGGTATCCGGTCCACTACGATTATCGTAGGCTTCGTTACACTGATCATTGCGCTCATTCTCGCCTATCGATTCGGCAAATCGATTGTCAATCCGATCCGCAATCTGAAGAACGGCATGAGGCAGACGGAGAAGGGGAACTGGACGCATATCACCGACGTGAAACCGCGGGAGGACGAGATCGGGGGATTGATCCACAGCTACAATCTCATGGTCAGCCGTTTGTCCGATATGATCGAGCAGGTTTATGACACGGAGCTCCACAATCAGAAAACGCAGCTGGAGCTGCAGGACATCCAGCTGGAGCGCCAGCGGGCAGAGTTTCAGGCGCTCCAATTACAGATCAATCCGCATTTTCTGTACAACACGCTGGAAACGATCAATTGTTATGCGATCGTTCAGGATTCCGACGAGATCTCGGACATGGTGGAGGCGATGGCTTTCATGCTTCGATACTCCATCCAGACGAACCTGGAGGAGATCACCATTGCCAACGAGCTCAATCATGTACGGCATTACATGATGATATTGAAGCATCGCATCGGGCGCGATTTCGAGATCGAGGTGGCGACGCCGCCCGAGCTCCTATTGGAGAAGATGGTCAGGCTCTCCTTGCAGCCGATTGTCGAGAATATTTTTCAGCATGCTTTTCCGGAAGGGATCGAAGTTTGGCATTACATTCGGATTGACACGAGAATAGAACAGGACAATTTGCTGGTTATGGTAGAGGACAACGGAGCAGGAATAGCGGACCATAAGCTTCTTAAGCTGCGTAAGAGGCTCGAGGAAAACCGTCTGGTGGACGATGACGACGGAATGCATGTCCGGCGCAAGGGCGGAATCGGCATCGTTAATGTCCATCGGCGAATTCAGATGGTTTACGGCGAAGAGTACGGAATTACAGTTCATAGTTCGCCGGATCAAGGTACAAAAATCATCATGACAATGCCGCGAATGGAAAGAGTGCGTGATCAAGAATGCAGACTGAAACAGCTGCAAACCTAA
- a CDS encoding SDR family NAD(P)-dependent oxidoreductase, protein MHINLSGNIALVTGSSGGIGRAVALRLARSGAKVALNYLNSKEAAEEAVAEIRSFGGEAYAFRADVTHVEQAEALVADVEKAFGGPVTILVNNAGHLVERLANAEMTEELYNKVMDVNMKSTVFMSKAVIPGMKAAGQGRIVNMTSVAAHNGGGPGASIYAASKAAVLSYTKGLAKELASSGVNVNAVSPGFIGQTAFHATFTPDEARIATIKGIPLGREGTPDDVAGSVLFLVSELSSYLTGETIEINGGMFMR, encoded by the coding sequence ATGCATATTAACTTATCGGGTAACATCGCTTTAGTCACAGGTTCGAGTGGAGGGATCGGTCGTGCGGTAGCATTAAGGCTGGCAAGAAGCGGAGCCAAGGTCGCGCTGAATTACCTGAACAGCAAGGAAGCCGCCGAAGAAGCCGTGGCGGAGATTCGAAGTTTTGGCGGCGAGGCGTATGCTTTTCGTGCAGACGTTACGCATGTGGAGCAGGCAGAGGCGCTTGTAGCTGATGTGGAGAAGGCATTTGGCGGACCGGTTACGATCCTGGTTAATAATGCGGGGCATTTGGTTGAGCGTCTGGCGAATGCGGAAATGACCGAGGAGCTCTACAACAAGGTCATGGATGTGAATATGAAAAGCACGGTATTCATGAGCAAAGCCGTCATTCCGGGCATGAAAGCCGCCGGTCAAGGTCGCATTGTCAACATGACCTCCGTTGCGGCACATAACGGTGGCGGACCCGGCGCAAGCATTTATGCTGCCAGCAAAGCGGCCGTCCTGAGCTATACCAAGGGACTAGCGAAGGAGCTCGCTTCAAGCGGAGTTAACGTGAATGCCGTATCGCCGGGATTTATCGGACAGACGGCGTTTCACGCCACCTTTACCCCGGATGAAGCGCGAATAGCAACGATCAAGGGCATTCCGCTGGGGCGGGAGGGTACCCCGGACGATGTCGCCGGCTCCGTTCTGTTCCTCGTCTCGGAGCTGTCCTCTTATCTAACGGGGGAGACGATCGAAATTAACGGCGGCATGTTCATGCGATGA
- a CDS encoding tautomerase family protein, with product MPQITIKLYEGRTDEQKNEIVDVFTKELSRIIDREPEFISIQFDEIPIDDNAPANLRNKR from the coding sequence ATGCCGCAAATTACGATTAAATTGTATGAAGGACGCACGGATGAGCAGAAGAACGAAATCGTTGATGTTTTTACAAAGGAGCTGTCACGGATCATTGATCGTGAGCCTGAATTTATCAGCATTCAGTTTGACGAAATTCCGATTGATGACAACGCACCGGCCAATTTGAGAAACAAGAGGTGA
- a CDS encoding extracellular solute-binding protein → MRKSWTRMLTSGLVLALLVGCSGNNGGGGGANAGGGDSNGQGGSEAGPTKFSISMRTLNVSYVEKNPDINKDKYVLELEKRTNTDLDIRLIPHNEYQDKMVQMFATNDIPDVVQGTGGISGPELAGAVENGVFLPLNDLLQEHGQDLLKFIPEEAWKRMTDSKTGNIYGIPEILSNPSRRATWIRTDLLEKVGKEIPTTVEETMDVLRAFKEAGVEQPYAGRQNFKYADTFFGAYDVLGYLNQFKVFPDGKVKPTFFDEENMKQAIQIYKTMHEEGLISKEFATIESADFKSIVTSGKAGMWSMNANELPIWGTQLKENVPDATVALIPSPVGPDGKGGYAHYNPVTRSFFINAKAKDKAEDIVKFFNWMVSEDAELFFSFGIEGEDYQVTDGKPVFEVPTDAAGADKMRYLNYWLWLVQDTTYNKRVSELSDSGKELIDAFDNMLSNEGRRGIEFDPRLEAMVKYPELNPKSDELPPLILEHVLRMVYGREPIDNYGKVLEEYLSKGGNEIIEEATKRYNEKENAFE, encoded by the coding sequence ATGAGAAAAAGTTGGACACGTATGCTTACGTCAGGTCTCGTACTGGCCTTGCTCGTTGGCTGTTCGGGCAATAATGGCGGAGGCGGGGGAGCCAATGCCGGCGGAGGTGACAGCAACGGGCAAGGCGGAAGTGAAGCAGGGCCAACGAAATTCTCCATTTCGATGCGGACGCTTAACGTATCCTACGTCGAGAAGAATCCGGATATCAACAAGGATAAGTACGTGCTGGAGCTAGAGAAAAGGACGAACACGGATCTGGATATCCGCCTGATTCCGCATAACGAATATCAGGATAAAATGGTGCAAATGTTTGCGACAAACGACATTCCGGATGTGGTGCAGGGCACTGGCGGAATCAGCGGTCCCGAGCTGGCGGGTGCCGTGGAGAACGGAGTCTTTCTCCCGCTGAACGACCTCCTGCAGGAGCATGGGCAGGACCTGCTCAAGTTTATACCCGAGGAAGCCTGGAAGCGGATGACGGATTCCAAGACGGGCAATATCTACGGGATTCCCGAAATCTTGTCCAATCCGTCCAGACGAGCCACATGGATTCGGACCGACCTGCTTGAGAAAGTAGGCAAGGAGATCCCGACAACGGTGGAAGAGACGATGGATGTGCTGCGCGCGTTCAAAGAAGCCGGGGTGGAGCAGCCTTATGCCGGACGCCAGAATTTCAAATACGCGGATACCTTCTTCGGTGCCTATGACGTGCTGGGTTACCTGAACCAATTCAAGGTGTTCCCGGACGGCAAAGTAAAGCCAACCTTCTTCGATGAAGAAAATATGAAGCAAGCTATTCAGATTTATAAGACGATGCACGAGGAAGGATTGATCAGCAAGGAATTCGCGACGATTGAAAGCGCGGACTTCAAATCCATCGTCACGAGCGGCAAAGCCGGCATGTGGTCCATGAACGCGAATGAGCTTCCGATTTGGGGCACCCAGCTGAAGGAGAATGTCCCGGACGCGACAGTAGCGTTGATTCCTTCGCCGGTAGGGCCTGACGGCAAAGGGGGATATGCTCATTACAATCCGGTGACGCGCTCCTTCTTCATCAATGCGAAGGCGAAGGATAAAGCCGAGGATATCGTGAAGTTCTTCAATTGGATGGTCAGCGAAGATGCAGAATTGTTCTTCAGCTTCGGCATTGAAGGCGAGGATTACCAGGTAACCGACGGCAAGCCGGTCTTCGAGGTTCCGACGGACGCGGCAGGTGCCGATAAGATGCGTTATCTGAACTACTGGCTGTGGCTGGTGCAGGATACAACCTATAACAAACGCGTATCCGAGTTGTCCGATTCCGGCAAAGAGCTGATAGATGCTTTTGATAACATGCTTTCGAACGAGGGTCGCCGCGGCATTGAATTCGATCCGCGACTGGAGGCGATGGTGAAATATCCGGAGCTGAATCCGAAGTCGGATGAACTGCCGCCGCTGATTCTGGAGCATGTGCTCCGCATGGTATACGGCAGGGAGCCTATTGATAACTACGGCAAGGTGCTCGAGGAGTATCTGTCCAAAGGGGGCAACGAGATTATTGAGGAGGCTACGAAACGATATAACGAGAAAGAAAACGCTTTCGAATAG
- a CDS encoding carbohydrate ABC transporter permease, translating to MKYDSAGRKLFLVVNYIILTFLALTMLLPFLNVIAQSFSSPGAIDRGEVMFWPVEFTFAYYQHVFNDISIWRAFGISVYITLFGTFINLAATASLAYPLSRPEYVGRKTIMIIILMTMIFTAPLIPQFILMRELNLVNTLWSLMLPSAISAFNLFVLRTFFTQIPSELIDSSRIDGCSEIRTLWSIVLPLSKPALATVGIFYSVTNWNKYMDALYYINDRAKYPLQVKLRELLVNEGLTDTGNLAFEASSQSVQGIQMAVILVATVPIILLYPFLQRFFIHGMMIGSIKE from the coding sequence GTGAAATATGACAGTGCAGGCAGAAAACTGTTTCTCGTCGTGAACTATATCATCCTTACCTTTCTTGCACTCACCATGCTGCTCCCTTTTCTTAATGTCATTGCCCAGTCGTTCAGCAGCCCGGGCGCTATCGATCGCGGAGAAGTGATGTTCTGGCCGGTGGAGTTTACCTTTGCCTACTACCAGCATGTGTTCAACGATATCTCCATTTGGAGGGCATTCGGGATCAGCGTCTACATTACGCTATTCGGAACCTTCATCAATCTGGCAGCAACCGCTTCGCTGGCGTATCCGCTCTCCAGGCCCGAATACGTGGGCAGAAAAACGATCATGATTATCATCCTGATGACCATGATTTTCACAGCACCGCTGATCCCGCAATTCATTCTGATGCGCGAGCTGAATCTCGTCAACACGTTATGGTCTTTGATGCTGCCATCGGCGATCAGCGCATTCAATCTGTTTGTGCTTCGAACCTTCTTCACCCAAATTCCGAGCGAATTGATCGATTCGTCCCGAATTGACGGGTGCAGCGAGATCCGTACGCTATGGAGCATCGTGCTTCCATTATCCAAACCAGCGCTGGCGACAGTAGGGATATTCTACTCCGTAACCAATTGGAACAAATACATGGACGCCCTCTACTATATCAATGATCGCGCCAAGTATCCGCTGCAGGTCAAATTAAGGGAGCTTCTGGTGAACGAGGGCCTGACCGATACGGGGAACCTTGCATTCGAGGCAAGTTCCCAGTCCGTACAAGGCATACAAATGGCGGTTATTCTGGTAGCCACAGTGCCCATCATTCTCTTGTATCCGTTTCTGCAGCGCTTCTTCATTCATGGGATGATGATTGGATCGATCAAAGAGTAA
- a CDS encoding heparinase II/III domain-containing protein — translation MKVKSKSIFYPWSERTVDILKAELDQVIERKLDVPVEPGGWWHQYVCPEHHTELMYDSLEADCSSYRCPYGCEVEGEPYRGAWLVFKHQAMARYVLQSAAVYAGTGEQVYADLGKKLIVRYAEQFPLYPVHPDAQPWMLKGRAFHQALTEAIWATTLLRGYLLLEDLQVSFHEAERRKIDHFLHMLESSMTEYHHMLTQERGNPENNYTAWLIAALFSIYAVQGEAEKLRQLVVKEGGLRHHLSIAIRPDQLEYEGSVYYHVFVLRAYLIAAEMGSRVGEELFSLRGEQGQSMQGMLAVLVQLSDQNGSLPALHDGPYRRAPYAREIAEIVEIGLSVYGDKSYRRLLDNVYRELNGEEGRIGMLEALLYGTGHWDGRYGMAASEVKDSHRKTSEGVWEVGDVIEVRVTRDVQGAGDAEHANQAGKETEGKEARKARDNEGRNQNDLPDLSAPSVFLPHSGFALLKSNHSNGLQALVDFGPHGGSHGHFDKLNLMIHVGNQPLSPDRGTVPYGSILKNEWYPHTACHNTVSVGRRSQNPTEGRCIRYESSSNFTYLWVRSDQAYEQGVLDRHLILTDDWLLDWFEVELEEPAAVDWWFHYVGQGELSGLPNADQGHVVTNLGNEDGYAYVKESCAHALSQDGMQFNLHIANASGPLAVASFIAFEGMGCTQVESPGIADDPSRRMEGIRLHRTDSQARFIAVYRSGTEPLTLEWNRSENGDWLSLSDGRTARSFTMTNNGLKERVLDENLV, via the coding sequence ATGAAGGTCAAATCGAAGTCGATATTCTATCCGTGGAGCGAACGTACAGTCGATATCCTGAAGGCCGAGCTTGACCAGGTCATCGAACGGAAGCTGGATGTTCCTGTCGAGCCCGGCGGCTGGTGGCACCAATACGTGTGTCCCGAACATCATACGGAACTGATGTATGATTCGCTGGAAGCCGATTGCAGCTCCTATCGTTGTCCGTATGGCTGCGAAGTGGAGGGGGAACCGTACAGGGGAGCTTGGCTGGTATTCAAGCATCAGGCTATGGCCCGATACGTTCTGCAATCTGCCGCCGTTTATGCCGGTACGGGAGAGCAGGTCTACGCCGATCTTGGAAAAAAGCTGATCGTCCGCTACGCGGAGCAGTTTCCGCTTTATCCTGTCCACCCGGATGCCCAGCCCTGGATGCTGAAAGGGCGCGCATTTCATCAGGCTTTAACCGAGGCCATCTGGGCAACGACCTTGCTTCGCGGTTATCTCCTTTTGGAGGATTTGCAGGTGTCGTTTCACGAGGCTGAACGCCGGAAGATTGATCATTTCCTGCATATGCTCGAGAGCAGCATGACGGAATATCATCATATGTTGACCCAGGAGCGCGGAAATCCCGAGAACAACTATACCGCCTGGCTGATTGCCGCGCTGTTTAGTATCTATGCGGTACAAGGCGAAGCGGAGAAGCTGCGGCAGCTGGTCGTGAAGGAAGGCGGCCTGCGGCATCATCTCAGCATTGCCATCAGGCCGGATCAGCTTGAATATGAAGGCAGCGTGTATTACCACGTATTCGTACTCCGTGCTTACCTGATTGCAGCGGAAATGGGGAGCCGGGTTGGTGAAGAGCTTTTTTCCCTGAGGGGAGAGCAAGGCCAATCCATGCAGGGAATGCTGGCGGTACTGGTTCAATTATCAGACCAAAATGGCTCCCTGCCTGCACTTCACGACGGTCCTTATCGCAGGGCTCCGTATGCGCGAGAAATCGCCGAGATTGTGGAAATCGGTTTATCCGTCTATGGGGATAAGAGCTATCGACGATTGTTAGACAATGTGTATCGTGAATTGAATGGTGAAGAAGGCCGGATCGGCATGCTGGAAGCTCTGTTGTACGGTACGGGCCATTGGGATGGGAGATACGGAATGGCTGCTTCTGAGGTGAAGGATTCTCATCGGAAGACATCGGAAGGAGTATGGGAAGTCGGGGACGTCATCGAAGTACGAGTGACACGAGACGTGCAAGGAGCAGGCGATGCAGAACATGCGAACCAAGCAGGTAAGGAAACTGAAGGAAAGGAAGCAAGGAAAGCAAGGGACAATGAAGGCAGAAACCAGAATGACTTGCCCGATCTTTCCGCTCCTTCGGTCTTTCTTCCTCACAGCGGATTTGCCCTGTTGAAGTCGAATCATTCGAATGGGCTTCAGGCGTTGGTCGATTTTGGCCCTCATGGTGGATCACATGGTCACTTCGATAAACTGAATCTGATGATTCATGTCGGGAACCAGCCACTATCGCCAGACCGTGGTACCGTACCGTACGGTTCAATCCTGAAGAACGAATGGTATCCCCATACAGCCTGCCACAACACCGTCTCGGTTGGGCGGCGTTCCCAGAATCCGACCGAAGGGAGATGCATTCGGTATGAATCCAGTTCGAATTTTACTTATCTCTGGGTGCGGTCCGATCAGGCTTATGAACAGGGCGTTCTGGACCGGCATCTGATATTGACGGATGACTGGCTTCTGGATTGGTTCGAAGTGGAATTGGAAGAGCCGGCAGCTGTGGATTGGTGGTTTCATTATGTTGGCCAAGGAGAGCTTAGCGGGCTTCCAAATGCTGATCAGGGCCATGTTGTAACGAATCTAGGAAATGAAGATGGATACGCATATGTAAAAGAAAGCTGCGCCCACGCCTTGTCCCAGGATGGCATGCAATTCAATCTCCATATTGCCAATGCATCAGGGCCGCTGGCGGTAGCTTCATTTATCGCCTTTGAGGGGATGGGATGCACACAGGTGGAGTCACCTGGAATTGCGGACGATCCCAGCCGAAGGATGGAGGGAATCCGGCTTCATCGGACAGATTCGCAAGCCCGCTTCATTGCCGTCTACCGTAGCGGTACGGAGCCGCTGACATTGGAATGGAACCGGTCGGAGAATGGGGACTGGCTCAGCTTGTCCGATGGCAGGACCGCGAGAAGCTTCACGATGACCAACAACGGGTTGAAGGAGAGGGTACTCGATGAAAACCTTGTTTGA